One genomic region from candidate division WOR-3 bacterium encodes:
- a CDS encoding DUF503 domain-containing protein yields the protein MCLGVVNFTLSIEWAYSLKDKRQAVRSIKERLKNKFNASVAETDNHDFFNRATLSAAIIGTDKSSVEPQIHSMIKFVENDKNVILEGVRVEYY from the coding sequence ATGTGTCTCGGCGTAGTAAATTTTACTTTGTCAATAGAATGGGCTTATTCGCTCAAAGACAAAAGACAGGCGGTGAGAAGCATAAAGGAAAGACTTAAAAACAAATTCAACGCCTCCGTAGCCGAGACCGACAACCACGACTTTTTCAACAGAGCGACACTTTCTGCGGCAATAATCGGAACCGACAAGAGTTCCGTCGAACCGCAGATACACTCCATGATAAAGTTCGTCGAAAACGACAAAAACGTAATATTAGAAGGGGTGCGCGTTGAATATTACTGA
- a CDS encoding T9SS type A sorting domain-containing protein: MKRLISVMFLLSLPIMIFANQEEAEMSGINPWTGKQVYEKSSMPKASVLLIPDSNADVVGMFSPYDGTYIGNIIVDDPTGLNYDLQTPINAIQGPSNIIFLSDQVSDAVYAFDSLGNFLYIAADASDGLDNVRGIAFRNDTLFVTCGGTGNKAIFMFSGPHSSAGFFVPAGTIDPFDIFFLSDGSALVADIEGSSDNVRLYDASGSFVKQIISINFPEQIISDPVQPGEFLVAGFSANNVTDFDTSGTIFRTLPFSGARGVYRLGNGNILATSSVGVVELDSATGAQIAVKYSGQCRFIELYETGLGVEEPVEQHTGINVLRLFPNPFANSLEINISLTYPQFVSVSIYSVNGSKVRVLNEGMLDAGNHSFYWDGHDGTGNDCINGTYFITLSTPEGEMREKVDFIK, from the coding sequence ATGAAGCGTTTAATCAGTGTCATGTTTTTGTTGTCTCTTCCCATCATGATTTTTGCAAATCAGGAAGAGGCTGAGATGTCGGGTATCAATCCTTGGACAGGAAAACAAGTCTATGAGAAATCTTCTATGCCCAAGGCGTCGGTTCTTCTTATCCCGGATTCAAACGCCGACGTAGTAGGCATGTTTTCGCCCTACGACGGAACATACATCGGAAACATAATTGTAGACGATCCCACCGGACTCAATTACGACCTTCAAACACCTATCAACGCCATACAGGGACCATCTAATATTATTTTCCTCTCAGATCAAGTATCAGACGCCGTATACGCTTTCGATTCTCTGGGAAATTTCTTGTACATAGCGGCAGACGCCTCCGACGGATTGGACAACGTCAGGGGAATCGCTTTCAGAAACGACACTCTGTTCGTCACATGCGGAGGAACCGGCAACAAGGCTATTTTCATGTTCAGCGGTCCTCATTCGTCTGCGGGCTTTTTCGTCCCCGCAGGAACCATAGATCCTTTCGACATATTTTTCCTCTCGGACGGAAGCGCTCTTGTGGCCGACATAGAAGGATCTTCAGACAACGTAAGACTCTACGACGCTTCGGGGAGTTTCGTGAAACAAATTATATCTATTAATTTTCCCGAGCAGATAATTTCCGATCCGGTTCAGCCAGGAGAATTTCTGGTAGCCGGATTTTCCGCGAACAACGTCACTGATTTTGACACGAGCGGAACTATATTCAGGACACTGCCTTTCAGCGGCGCCAGAGGCGTTTACAGACTCGGAAACGGCAACATTCTTGCGACAAGTTCTGTCGGAGTTGTCGAGCTCGATTCAGCCACAGGTGCGCAGATTGCAGTAAAGTATTCCGGACAGTGCAGGTTCATTGAACTTTACGAGACAGGTCTCGGAGTGGAAGAACCTGTCGAACAACACACTGGAATAAATGTATTAAGATTATTCCCAAATCCTTTCGCCAACAGTCTCGAAATTAATATCAGTTTGACATATCCGCAATTCGTATCGGTTTCAATATATTCCGTCAACGGTTCAAAAGTAAGAGTTCTCAACGAAGGAATGCTTGACGCCGGAAATCATTCATTTTACTGGGACGGACACGACGGCACTGGAAACGACTGTATCAACGGAACATATTTCATAACTTTATCCACTCCCGAAGGAGAGATGAGGGAAAAAGTCGATTTTATAAAATAA
- a CDS encoding DMT family protein codes for MHYLITVILLICSNIFMTFAWYAHLKNLSQKPWIIASIASWAIAFFEYLIQVPANRIGHQAMNLGQLKILQEVITLSVFIPFSVFYFREKPDIDFLWAGLCILGAVFFIFRKTIFGG; via the coding sequence ATGCATTATTTAATTACGGTAATTCTATTGATCTGCAGCAACATCTTTATGACCTTCGCCTGGTATGCACACCTCAAAAATTTATCGCAAAAACCCTGGATAATAGCCTCAATTGCCAGCTGGGCAATCGCTTTTTTCGAATACCTTATTCAGGTTCCGGCCAACAGGATTGGTCATCAGGCGATGAACTTAGGACAGCTTAAAATCCTCCAGGAAGTCATAACACTTTCCGTTTTCATTCCTTTTTCTGTTTTCTATTTCAGAGAAAAACCCGACATTGATTTTCTCTGGGCCGGACTCTGCATTCTCGGCGCCGTTTTTTTCATTTTCAGAAAGACGATTTTCGGTGGTTGA
- a CDS encoding AAA family ATPase, producing the protein MKNSMKTRRLVPNIVEDFFLNKIQFKEFEGAVLFLDISGFTSTTEELMKNGKEGAEVLSKIINDVFTPAISAVERHSGFVPVFAGDAFYAVFPAGKKINKSSTVSALLAAGEIVSEFTGLNPVKTRFGDFVFSPKIALSSGKIIFKTIDCGGRYLYYFQGKPFDETAELQKKCGDNEVLANTKIKKAVKTDKRYKFIKKTENFFAADIRLKKNKELKKQSKKISIRIAEKFIPKSVLSKKETGEFRDTVACFISLERVKDIDQAIKNAVVISEKFGGYMNKIIAGDKGVVALTIFGAPTAVEKPLEKAVRFSLELNSVSKRSVKTGISRGVTYAGFVGSPDMSEYTVMGKSVNLAARLMVKGKKGQILIDERTAQALTDRFILKTEGKRKFKGIKERMDLFSVDEAGKEEITGNFDDLFVGREKERNQIIDVLKKTLKEKVNGGMIFIDGEPGMGKTRLVSEVLNEEEIKDSFTIVFLSFEPSQSESLSPFVKFLKNYFFSAKNDFDAVLSELAEKTGDRVLREELLRGRDFLAYFTGVEKDLINYPGIKPEKISENFFYAFKAMIKALSSFKPIILTVDDFQWVDEDSIDLMRVLSINVEKFPYVFLATCRLKDDGQVFDPETEFPVVKRILIEHFGVELTGKMLENTWKSEKLPQKTIEFFHEKTGGNPFFIEQFALYFMENKLLSPDFSIAGQTDGIPSDINSVITARFDRLTDDLKEAIKNASVLGKEFAVDVLSRMLRNKRISRDLRSGENEQIWTRIEKIRYMFRHVLIRDSVYQMILKEKLRSLHNLAGSIIEEIYAEDISSHYVELIEHWDRAENADRVIKTGRDAVKHAAEKGMKKDSLTCYETMDRYLTGSEKTVNKIQWAQTLYNTSNFKKAIAVAEEALIEAEKDHDKKSHSRLVNLIFEVKLHVGDREEIRRKFDALKELLENTDDPVSLINTLDNIAMYHHHSGYEEQGYVYAKRALEEAEKLADSSENRQYLNILAKNYSIISVFFGREVGLDRVFEYLDRALKIAERIESKPAKAVLYGNLGLSYMEIKLDADKAMFNFKKALELYEEFQDRNGSVTTLNNMALIALHKKELKKAEELFRRAHSISIEIGDIPVQILCLINLCSVERNRGRYDKALALLDEAIEKVNKCGKDLFLAEHYDIRFGINILKKDYEEAEKSNEALLAMHGKLKNDYLLFRYEINSAELVYERGDAENAEKKLNQMLEKWGNTIQKAEIFYLMWKIKRTSESRQRAAYLYKKLIEEETGEYKQLSYIDKYEELTS; encoded by the coding sequence ATGAAAAATTCAATGAAGACAAGAAGGTTAGTCCCAAACATTGTCGAAGATTTTTTCCTCAATAAAATACAGTTCAAAGAGTTTGAAGGAGCGGTTTTGTTCCTCGACATTTCCGGCTTCACTTCGACAACGGAAGAGCTGATGAAAAACGGAAAAGAAGGCGCTGAGGTACTTTCAAAAATAATAAACGACGTCTTCACTCCGGCGATATCCGCCGTCGAAAGACATTCCGGGTTCGTCCCAGTTTTTGCAGGAGACGCGTTTTATGCCGTGTTTCCAGCCGGAAAGAAAATTAATAAATCCTCCACAGTGTCCGCTCTTTTAGCCGCCGGCGAGATTGTGAGTGAATTCACCGGTTTGAATCCCGTCAAAACCAGGTTTGGAGATTTCGTTTTCTCGCCTAAAATCGCCCTATCGTCTGGTAAAATCATTTTTAAGACAATCGATTGCGGCGGACGGTACTTGTATTATTTTCAGGGAAAACCGTTTGACGAGACGGCTGAACTGCAAAAAAAATGTGGTGACAATGAAGTTTTGGCGAATACAAAAATAAAAAAAGCCGTAAAAACTGACAAAAGATACAAGTTTATAAAGAAAACCGAAAATTTTTTTGCCGCGGATATTAGATTAAAAAAAAACAAAGAGCTGAAAAAACAGTCGAAAAAGATTTCGATCCGAATTGCAGAAAAATTCATTCCAAAGAGTGTTCTTTCCAAAAAAGAAACGGGTGAATTCAGGGACACAGTGGCGTGCTTCATTTCTCTGGAAAGAGTTAAAGACATTGATCAGGCAATAAAAAACGCCGTCGTCATTTCAGAGAAATTCGGTGGGTACATGAACAAAATAATCGCAGGCGACAAAGGGGTTGTAGCCCTGACTATTTTCGGCGCTCCGACGGCGGTCGAGAAACCTCTTGAAAAAGCCGTCAGATTCTCACTTGAGCTCAATTCGGTGTCAAAACGCTCTGTGAAGACGGGAATTTCCCGAGGAGTGACCTACGCTGGATTTGTCGGATCCCCGGATATGAGCGAATACACTGTGATGGGAAAAAGCGTCAACCTGGCGGCAAGATTGATGGTAAAAGGTAAAAAAGGGCAAATTCTGATTGATGAAAGAACAGCACAGGCGTTAACGGACAGATTCATTCTAAAGACTGAAGGAAAGCGGAAATTCAAAGGAATCAAGGAAAGAATGGATTTGTTTTCAGTTGATGAGGCGGGCAAAGAAGAAATCACGGGAAATTTTGACGACCTTTTTGTAGGAAGAGAAAAGGAAAGAAATCAGATCATTGATGTTCTGAAAAAGACTTTGAAAGAAAAGGTCAACGGAGGAATGATTTTCATCGACGGAGAACCTGGCATGGGCAAGACCAGACTCGTGTCTGAAGTTCTGAACGAAGAGGAAATAAAAGATTCGTTCACGATTGTATTTTTATCATTTGAACCTTCGCAGAGTGAAAGCCTGTCGCCTTTCGTAAAATTTTTGAAAAACTACTTTTTCAGTGCAAAAAACGATTTCGACGCTGTTTTGAGTGAACTGGCTGAAAAAACCGGAGACAGAGTTTTGAGGGAAGAGCTTTTGCGGGGAAGAGATTTTTTGGCTTACTTCACCGGTGTTGAAAAAGACTTGATCAATTACCCGGGAATCAAACCCGAAAAAATAAGCGAAAATTTTTTTTACGCTTTTAAAGCGATGATCAAAGCGCTTTCTTCATTTAAGCCGATCATTTTGACCGTGGATGATTTTCAATGGGTGGATGAAGATTCTATAGATCTTATGAGGGTGCTTTCGATAAACGTCGAAAAATTCCCTTATGTCTTTTTAGCTACCTGCAGATTGAAAGACGACGGTCAGGTCTTTGACCCGGAGACTGAATTTCCTGTTGTCAAAAGAATATTAATAGAACATTTCGGCGTAGAACTGACGGGAAAAATGCTTGAAAACACATGGAAGTCAGAAAAACTGCCCCAAAAGACTATTGAGTTTTTTCACGAAAAAACCGGTGGGAATCCGTTTTTTATAGAACAGTTCGCGCTTTATTTCATGGAAAATAAACTTTTAAGTCCAGATTTCAGCATAGCAGGCCAAACCGATGGTATTCCCTCTGATATAAATTCGGTCATAACAGCCAGATTCGACAGGCTGACGGATGATTTGAAAGAAGCCATCAAAAACGCGTCTGTTCTCGGCAAGGAATTTGCCGTCGATGTTTTGTCCCGGATGCTGAGAAATAAAAGGATATCCCGCGACCTAAGGTCGGGAGAAAACGAACAGATATGGACGAGGATTGAAAAAATTAGATACATGTTCAGGCACGTTCTCATAAGAGATTCAGTCTATCAAATGATACTCAAAGAGAAACTGAGATCTCTTCATAACCTCGCAGGAAGCATAATCGAAGAGATATACGCCGAAGATATTTCAAGTCATTATGTCGAACTTATTGAGCACTGGGACAGGGCTGAAAACGCCGATAGAGTTATTAAAACCGGGAGAGACGCCGTCAAACATGCCGCTGAAAAAGGTATGAAAAAAGACTCTCTGACCTGTTATGAAACTATGGACAGGTATTTGACCGGTTCGGAAAAGACTGTCAACAAAATACAGTGGGCGCAGACCCTTTATAATACTTCGAATTTCAAAAAAGCGATTGCCGTGGCTGAGGAAGCTCTCATTGAAGCTGAAAAAGATCATGACAAAAAATCTCACAGTAGATTGGTCAATTTGATTTTCGAAGTGAAGCTTCACGTCGGAGACAGGGAAGAAATCAGAAGAAAGTTCGACGCATTAAAAGAGCTTCTGGAGAACACAGACGACCCTGTATCTCTGATCAACACTCTCGACAATATTGCCATGTATCATCATCACTCCGGGTATGAAGAACAGGGTTATGTCTACGCAAAGAGGGCTTTGGAAGAGGCAGAAAAACTTGCAGATTCATCGGAGAACAGACAGTATCTCAATATACTTGCAAAAAATTACAGCATAATATCCGTGTTTTTCGGAAGGGAAGTCGGCCTTGACAGGGTTTTTGAGTATCTGGACAGAGCTCTTAAAATCGCTGAAAGAATTGAAAGTAAACCCGCCAAGGCTGTTTTGTACGGTAATCTCGGTCTTTCATACATGGAGATAAAACTCGACGCGGATAAAGCCATGTTTAATTTTAAAAAAGCCCTGGAACTATACGAAGAATTCCAGGATAGAAACGGATCGGTGACGACACTTAACAACATGGCATTGATTGCTCTGCACAAAAAAGAATTAAAAAAGGCCGAAGAATTGTTCAGAAGAGCTCATTCAATATCGATTGAAATCGGAGACATTCCTGTACAAATACTCTGCCTTATCAATTTGTGCAGTGTCGAGAGAAATAGGGGCAGGTACGATAAAGCTCTCGCGTTGCTGGACGAAGCAATTGAAAAAGTGAATAAATGCGGCAAAGACCTTTTTCTTGCGGAACATTACGACATCAGGTTTGGAATCAATATCCTGAAAAAGGACTATGAAGAAGCCGAAAAGAGCAACGAAGCCCTTCTTGCGATGCACGGAAAACTTAAAAATGATTATCTGCTTTTCAGGTATGAGATAAACTCAGCCGAATTGGTTTACGAGCGGGGTGACGCAGAAAACGCTGAAAAAAAACTGAATCAAATGCTCGAAAAATGGGGAAATACGATCCAAAAGGCGGAAATATTTTACTTGATGTGGAAAATCAAACGGACAAGCGAGTCCAGGCAAAGGGCTGCATATCTATACAAAAAACTGATAGAAGAGGAAACCGGAGAGTACAAACAGCTGTCCTATATTGACAAGTATGAAGAATTGACTTCTTAG
- a CDS encoding RNA polymerase sigma factor, giving the protein MDQKEEKELIRRIMSGDEEALVFFIDSYKKLVFHVAGKLIEDSDDLEDACQEIFIKIYENLGSFKHGCKLSTWIAKISYNHACNLLKKRKKTVSFSKMNFGEKEEIFLDEKSLQNSHKESSLNRQREECNQLVEKCLERLHPVQREIISLYHTENFSYEEISYALSMPLGTVKNYLFRARKNLKDMVLRTQEAANEAC; this is encoded by the coding sequence ATGGATCAAAAAGAAGAAAAAGAATTAATCCGGCGAATAATGTCGGGAGACGAAGAAGCTCTCGTTTTTTTCATTGATTCATACAAAAAACTGGTCTTTCACGTCGCGGGAAAACTGATTGAAGACAGCGACGATCTCGAGGACGCTTGTCAGGAAATATTCATAAAAATCTATGAAAACCTCGGCTCTTTTAAACACGGTTGTAAACTTTCTACGTGGATAGCGAAAATATCATACAATCACGCGTGCAACTTGCTTAAAAAAAGAAAAAAAACCGTATCTTTCAGCAAAATGAATTTTGGAGAAAAAGAAGAGATATTTTTGGATGAAAAGTCCTTACAAAATTCTCATAAAGAATCCTCTCTTAACCGGCAAAGGGAGGAGTGCAATCAGCTGGTAGAAAAATGCCTGGAGAGGCTTCATCCTGTCCAGAGAGAGATAATATCCCTTTATCATACGGAAAATTTTTCATACGAAGAAATATCTTACGCTTTATCGATGCCCTTAGGAACGGTAAAAAATTATCTATTCCGGGCTCGAAAAAACCTGAAAGATATGGTATTAAGAACGCAGGAGGCGGCAAATGAAGCATGTTGA
- a CDS encoding pyruvate, phosphate dikinase, with protein sequence MSDFELTQYEENLRISSDINRGLSPFKIREILLVATLYDSYILEEEGLLSDMLFEEYFKISLADAPRITSVYSKEKAVQAIKEKKIDLVILTMRIDDFQPYETSLSIRELDPDLPVFLLLNDNSDIKIVEQWKDRPSAIDKIFIWNGDAKIFLAMSKYVEDYKNALNDTSLASVRIILLVEDSPVYYSKYLPLLYREIIKQTHTLITEEKFDETRKITRYKTRPKVLLAMNFEEARTIFTNFKNYLMCLITDRRFPKEGFLDESAGISLIEEFRKTSPDLIALLQSSEPSTAEKAKDLKVSFIDKNSDRLSTQVRDFIKNELGFGPFLFKNDTGDILDEALNLDDFEKKIEKIPEDSIFYHFERNDFSTWFAARGEFKIAESLRRMKTVDFESPREIKFHLSNMTKLVEYKKSKGKIINFDDKYLTEGDSIVRLSAGALGGKGRGIAFISSLLQNSALENSVQGASIRIPKTYLVGTDSFDQFIEKNDLLEFAIEEDDHEKIKQKFLSSSLPEDLEKKFRILLQKINHPLAVRSTAVFEDSISHPFSGIYETYIIPNSNYNFEIRYKQFTDAVKLVYSSVYSKVAKTYFESIGYNIEEEKMAVVIQKLVGNSVNGRFYPSFSGVAQSYNYYPVSYIKPEDGIAVVALGLGTYVVDGDRAFRFCPKHPKIDFYSSDDQLKNSQTYFWALDMGKSDFDLSLGEDITLVKSSLEDAEKDGALKDVASVWDWQNNRFSGYLGTDGPRIINFANILKYESFPLSDVLQKLLAVFKTALGTPVEIEFAVELGKKPVFYILQLKPFIRNFDNYEIDSSELEGKNVFISTTQTLGNGKVEGIKDVVFVFPEKFKKMETLKIAEEVEHFNQKLKDAKKPYLLIGPGRWGTSDRFLGIPVKWNQISGARTIVEYGTKDFQIDPSLGSHFFHNITTLNIGYLTVPYNSEKDFINWDIIKKKNITCAKEYCAHVEFPEGLTVLMDGRNGSGAVFSGNNY encoded by the coding sequence ATGTCAGACTTTGAACTCACTCAATACGAGGAAAATCTCAGGATAAGCTCCGACATAAACCGTGGACTTTCTCCTTTCAAGATAAGAGAAATTCTACTCGTCGCGACGTTGTACGATTCTTATATTCTTGAAGAAGAAGGACTTCTCAGTGACATGCTGTTCGAAGAGTATTTCAAAATCAGCCTGGCGGACGCGCCGAGAATAACTTCTGTCTATTCCAAGGAAAAAGCTGTTCAGGCGATAAAAGAAAAAAAAATCGATCTTGTAATACTGACAATGAGAATAGACGACTTTCAACCTTACGAAACCAGTCTTTCAATAAGGGAATTAGATCCCGATTTGCCGGTGTTTCTTCTGTTAAACGACAATTCCGACATAAAGATCGTCGAACAGTGGAAAGACAGACCAAGCGCCATAGACAAGATTTTCATCTGGAACGGCGACGCGAAAATATTCCTGGCGATGAGCAAATATGTCGAAGATTATAAAAACGCTTTAAACGACACCTCTCTCGCTTCTGTCAGGATAATCCTTCTTGTCGAAGACTCGCCGGTCTATTATTCAAAATATCTTCCGCTTCTGTACCGTGAAATAATAAAACAGACACACACTCTGATAACCGAAGAGAAATTCGACGAAACGAGAAAGATAACAAGATACAAGACCCGGCCCAAGGTCCTCCTCGCCATGAATTTCGAGGAAGCCCGGACAATTTTTACCAATTTCAAAAATTACCTGATGTGCCTTATTACGGACCGCCGTTTTCCCAAAGAAGGTTTTCTGGACGAATCGGCAGGCATTTCCTTGATCGAAGAATTCAGGAAAACTTCTCCCGACCTCATAGCTCTTCTTCAATCTTCGGAACCCTCGACGGCAGAAAAAGCGAAAGATTTGAAAGTTTCTTTTATTGACAAAAATTCTGACCGGCTCTCAACCCAGGTCAGAGATTTCATCAAAAATGAACTCGGTTTCGGCCCTTTTTTGTTCAAGAATGATACGGGTGATATTCTCGACGAAGCTCTCAATTTGGACGATTTCGAGAAAAAAATAGAAAAAATACCCGAAGATTCCATTTTTTACCATTTCGAAAGAAATGATTTTTCGACATGGTTCGCTGCCAGAGGCGAATTTAAAATTGCCGAAAGCTTGCGCAGGATGAAAACAGTCGATTTTGAAAGCCCCAGAGAAATCAAGTTCCATTTGTCCAATATGACAAAGCTTGTAGAATACAAAAAATCGAAGGGAAAAATAATCAATTTCGACGACAAATACCTCACCGAAGGAGACAGCATTGTGAGGCTTTCGGCGGGAGCACTCGGAGGCAAAGGAAGGGGAATCGCTTTTATCAGTTCACTTCTTCAAAACAGCGCTCTTGAAAACTCAGTGCAGGGTGCAAGCATCAGAATACCGAAAACATACCTGGTCGGTACGGATTCATTCGACCAGTTCATCGAAAAAAACGACCTTCTGGAATTTGCCATTGAAGAGGACGACCATGAAAAAATCAAACAAAAATTTCTTTCTTCTTCGCTTCCTGAGGATCTCGAAAAAAAATTCAGGATACTTCTTCAGAAAATCAACCATCCTCTCGCAGTCAGATCTACAGCGGTTTTCGAAGACTCGATATCCCACCCCTTTTCAGGCATTTACGAGACATACATAATACCAAACTCCAATTACAATTTCGAGATCAGATACAAGCAGTTCACGGACGCTGTAAAACTTGTTTACTCTTCGGTTTATTCCAAGGTCGCCAAGACCTATTTCGAATCCATCGGCTACAACATAGAAGAAGAAAAAATGGCTGTTGTCATACAGAAACTGGTCGGAAATTCGGTTAACGGAAGGTTTTATCCGTCATTTTCCGGAGTCGCCCAGTCATACAATTACTATCCTGTTTCCTATATAAAACCGGAAGACGGCATCGCGGTCGTTGCTCTTGGCCTTGGAACATACGTCGTAGACGGCGACAGGGCTTTCAGGTTCTGCCCCAAGCACCCAAAAATCGACTTTTATTCATCTGACGACCAGCTTAAAAATTCACAGACCTATTTCTGGGCGCTCGATATGGGAAAAAGCGATTTCGATCTTTCTCTCGGCGAAGACATCACCCTTGTAAAATCCTCCCTCGAAGACGCTGAAAAAGACGGCGCTCTGAAAGATGTTGCTTCAGTCTGGGACTGGCAGAACAACAGGTTTTCCGGATACCTGGGAACCGATGGACCGAGAATAATAAATTTTGCAAACATATTGAAATACGAATCTTTTCCACTTTCTGACGTTCTTCAAAAACTTCTCGCAGTCTTTAAAACCGCTCTCGGAACACCCGTTGAAATTGAATTCGCGGTCGAACTCGGTAAAAAACCCGTTTTTTACATTCTCCAGCTCAAGCCTTTCATAAGAAATTTCGACAATTACGAAATTGACTCCTCGGAGCTCGAAGGTAAAAACGTTTTCATATCGACAACACAAACCCTGGGAAACGGCAAAGTGGAAGGAATAAAAGACGTAGTTTTCGTTTTTCCCGAAAAGTTCAAAAAGATGGAAACGCTCAAAATCGCCGAAGAAGTAGAACACTTCAATCAGAAGCTAAAAGACGCGAAAAAGCCTTATCTCCTGATAGGCCCTGGAAGATGGGGGACGAGCGACAGGTTCCTGGGGATACCTGTCAAATGGAACCAGATTTCAGGCGCCAGAACGATAGTCGAATACGGAACAAAGGATTTTCAGATAGATCCTTCGCTGGGTTCTCATTTTTTTCACAACATTACCACTCTCAACATAGGTTATCTGACAGTTCCTTACAACAGCGAAAAAGATTTCATAAACTGGGATATCATCAAAAAGAAGAATATTACCTGTGCAAAAGAATATTGCGCCCACGTGGAATTCCCCGAAGGATTGACCGTCCTCATGGACGGCAGAAACGGATCCGGAGCGGTTTTTTCAGGTAATAATTACTGA